The proteins below come from a single Fastidiosipila sanguinis genomic window:
- the glgB gene encoding 1,4-alpha-glucan branching protein GlgB produces the protein MDFNLYQYGREFRAFNFFGAHYDGKGTQFRTHAPNARQVFLIGDFNNWQNQAMDVINGVWELYVEGAKPGDCYKYRIEGPHGGAVDHADPYAFASELRPNTASVIHQTDNYEFNDAEWMANRSNNLKDRPVSVYEVHLGSWRTKVHELGDYTEDGVQINHAHDNWYTYREIAKPLADYCVKSGFTHIELLPLAEHPLDMSWGYLPLGYFSPTSRYGSPDDFKYFVDVMHEHNLGVIMDFVPVHFPSNDYGLANYDGTAFYEYPFNDLRYSEWGSLNFNLMKGEVRSFLNSAATFWLEEYHIDGLRIDAVSNLLYYQGRKDKGVNDAAIDFIKQFNEILEKEHPDVMRIAEDSSDYPGVTNDVKHGGLGFHYKWDMGWMNDTLDFFAIPSWERRNHYNQISFSMMYFYSEKFMLPLSHDEVVHGDKSIIDKMYGNYDEKFPQARSLYLYMYAHPGKKLNFMGNEFAQFREWDEKREQDWPLLEYHYHKTFYKFFTDINKLYRDEEILYMEEFHDKNYHWTIVDDWMGVVYAFTRGDGDEKLWFIFNFSGETHDFYAFDLYGYDIVEEVINTDWVDYGGGTERPSAGVNSWQNLEEGRFAISLRGYNSRAFRIRKKK, from the coding sequence ATGGATTTTAATTTGTACCAATATGGGAGAGAATTTCGAGCATTTAATTTCTTTGGAGCTCATTATGACGGTAAGGGAACACAGTTCAGAACACATGCTCCAAACGCTAGACAAGTTTTTTTAATCGGAGATTTTAATAATTGGCAAAACCAAGCCATGGATGTAATTAATGGTGTTTGGGAATTATATGTTGAAGGTGCCAAACCTGGCGATTGCTATAAATATAGAATAGAAGGACCTCATGGTGGGGCAGTAGATCATGCTGATCCATATGCATTTGCGTCAGAACTTAGACCCAATACTGCATCTGTAATTCATCAAACAGATAATTATGAATTTAATGATGCTGAGTGGATGGCTAATAGGAGCAATAATCTTAAGGATAGACCCGTATCAGTTTATGAAGTTCATCTAGGATCATGGCGTACCAAGGTACATGAACTAGGTGACTATACTGAAGATGGTGTTCAAATCAATCATGCTCACGATAATTGGTATACATATAGAGAGATTGCTAAACCTCTAGCAGATTATTGTGTGAAATCTGGATTTACTCATATAGAGTTGTTGCCACTTGCAGAACATCCTCTGGACATGTCTTGGGGTTATTTACCTTTAGGCTATTTTTCACCAACATCTAGATACGGTAGTCCAGATGATTTTAAATATTTTGTTGATGTAATGCATGAGCATAATCTTGGAGTAATAATGGATTTTGTTCCTGTACATTTTCCATCTAATGACTATGGTCTTGCAAATTATGACGGTACAGCTTTCTACGAATATCCATTTAATGATTTGAGATATAGCGAGTGGGGAAGTCTTAACTTTAATCTTATGAAAGGTGAAGTTAGATCATTTTTAAACTCTGCCGCAACCTTCTGGCTCGAAGAATATCATATTGATGGATTGAGAATTGATGCTGTAAGTAACTTACTTTACTATCAAGGAAGAAAAGATAAAGGTGTAAATGACGCTGCCATTGATTTTATTAAGCAATTTAATGAAATTCTAGAAAAAGAGCATCCTGATGTTATGCGTATCGCAGAAGACTCATCTGATTATCCAGGAGTAACTAATGACGTAAAACATGGTGGTTTAGGTTTCCATTATAAATGGGATATGGGTTGGATGAATGATACTCTTGATTTCTTCGCAATTCCTAGCTGGGAAAGAAGAAACCACTACAACCAAATTAGTTTCTCCATGATGTATTTCTATAGTGAAAAATTTATGTTACCTCTATCACATGATGAGGTTGTTCATGGTGATAAATCTATTATTGATAAAATGTATGGAAATTATGATGAGAAATTCCCACAAGCAAGATCCTTGTACTTATACATGTATGCTCATCCTGGCAAAAAGTTAAACTTCATGGGTAATGAGTTTGCACAATTCCGTGAATGGGATGAAAAGCGTGAACAAGACTGGCCTCTATTGGAATATCACTATCATAAAACCTTCTATAAATTCTTTACCGACATTAATAAACTATATCGTGATGAAGAGATTTTATATATGGAAGAGTTCCATGACAAAAATTATCATTGGACTATTGTTGATGACTGGATGGGTGTAGTTTACGCCTTCACAAGAGGTGATGGTGATGAGAAGCTTTGGTTCATATTCAACTTTAGTGGAGAAACTCATGATTTTTATGCTTTCGATCTTTATGGTTACGATATTGTTGAAGAAGTAATCAATACCGATTGGGTAGATTATGGTGGTGGTACCGAAAGACCTAGTGCAGGTGTTAATAGCTGGCAAAACCTTGAAGAGGGACGTTTTGCTATTTCCTTGCGTGGCTACAACAGTAGAGCATTCCGTATAAGAAAGAAAAAGTAA
- the rpe gene encoding ribulose-phosphate 3-epimerase, whose amino-acid sequence MNQVENNNIKREELIAKFKNKIAPSILSCNPLTIGAEISEISSNIEALHIDIMDADFVPNINGSYTIVKAIKEAFPHIFLDVHLMVNKPEKLIDDFINAGADLITLHIESLQHPHRYLNYIKDQGILSGLSLNPGTPVSMTKDLLNATDVLLLMSVNPGFGGQSFIENTFNKIAEAKSLIKDLNTNTLIEIDGGVKSNNAQELWAAGVDVLVAGSAIFGQADPNLELSKLNKIK is encoded by the coding sequence ATGAATCAAGTAGAAAACAATAATATAAAAAGAGAAGAATTAATTGCTAAATTCAAAAATAAAATTGCTCCTTCTATATTGTCATGTAATCCATTAACAATAGGTGCAGAAATTTCAGAAATTAGCTCAAATATTGAGGCCTTACATATCGATATTATGGATGCCGATTTTGTTCCTAATATTAATGGTAGTTATACTATCGTTAAGGCGATTAAAGAAGCCTTTCCTCATATATTCTTGGATGTTCATCTTATGGTAAACAAACCAGAAAAACTTATTGATGACTTTATTAATGCTGGTGCAGATTTAATCACATTACATATAGAGTCTTTGCAACATCCTCATAGATACTTGAATTACATAAAAGACCAAGGAATTCTGTCTGGACTAAGTTTAAACCCAGGTACTCCAGTATCTATGACCAAAGATCTTTTGAACGCAACTGATGTTTTATTACTGATGAGCGTCAACCCAGGCTTCGGAGGACAAAGTTTTATCGAAAATACTTTTAATAAAATCGCTGAAGCTAAATCACTAATAAAAGATCTAAATACAAATACATTAATTGAGATTGATGGTGGAGTAAAATCTAACAATGCGCAAGAGCTTTGGGCAGCGGGTGTTGACGTATTAGTTGCAGGTAGTGCTATATTTGGACAAGCAGATCCAAATTTAGAGTTAAGTAAACTAAACAAAATCAAGTAG
- the rsgA gene encoding ribosome small subunit-dependent GTPase A, whose product MTIIQGINKNQEIQSGEYIITRGVGGNYWVNSLAKPGEEIQCNAPGIFKNQGLKPIAGDLVFCEETGDELIPLVMQEIYERKNELPRPQVANIDLLWLIIPLSQPEPDLNVLDKMLVISEVQNMNVEIIFTKYDLASDFGDELASIYKNLGYNVFLSKPNSESLFNELRDKIAHKLICLAGPSGAGKSTLLNILAQNDLMETGDISKKLGRGRHTTRHAELFPFRGGYVTDTPGFSSLELTQLNIDGQDLAFAFPEIRELQYNCRFNSCKHLEEPGCAVKESEAIDKGRLERYQNFRKTIDSFNSYDRRKN is encoded by the coding sequence GTGACTATTATTCAAGGGATTAATAAAAATCAAGAAATTCAATCTGGTGAATATATTATTACTAGAGGTGTAGGTGGTAACTATTGGGTTAATTCACTAGCTAAACCGGGTGAAGAAATCCAATGCAACGCTCCTGGAATTTTTAAAAATCAAGGGCTAAAACCAATAGCTGGTGATCTAGTTTTCTGTGAGGAAACTGGAGATGAATTAATTCCTCTTGTAATGCAAGAAATATATGAACGCAAAAATGAATTGCCTAGACCACAGGTAGCTAATATAGACCTATTATGGTTAATTATTCCTTTGAGCCAACCTGAGCCTGATTTAAATGTATTAGACAAAATGTTGGTCATCAGTGAAGTGCAAAACATGAACGTTGAAATCATATTCACCAAATATGATTTAGCTTCAGATTTTGGTGATGAACTCGCAAGTATCTATAAAAATCTTGGATATAATGTTTTTCTCTCCAAACCAAATTCAGAGTCCTTATTTAATGAGCTCCGTGATAAAATTGCCCATAAACTCATATGTTTAGCAGGTCCTTCTGGTGCTGGCAAATCAACGCTTTTAAATATCCTTGCTCAAAATGATTTAATGGAAACAGGTGACATTTCTAAAAAGCTCGGACGTGGACGTCACACAACTAGACATGCTGAATTGTTCCCTTTTAGAGGAGGATATGTAACTGACACTCCTGGATTTAGCTCTTTAGAACTTACACAATTAAATATCGATGGACAAGACTTAGCTTTTGCCTTTCCAGAGATTAGAGAATTACAGTATAACTGTAGGTTTAACTCCTGCAAACATTTAGAAGAGCCAGGATGTGCAGTGAAAGAATCTGAGGCAATTGATAAAGGTAGATTAGAACGCTATCAAAACTTCAGAAAAACTATTGACTCATTCAATTCCTATGATAGGAGAAAAAATTAA
- the pknB gene encoding Stk1 family PASTA domain-containing Ser/Thr kinase, which yields MSISVGTILNNRYKILELAGTGGMAKVYKATDLNTGEVVAIKTLKSEYNDDLEFVRRFDLEARAAASLSHPNIVNVYGVGEDNGVKYIVQEYVNGKSLKEKLEETGKMDWRLAVPIVIQIALALEHAHSQSIVHRDIKPANILITPDGVCMVTDFGIARATNSNTVSMTGGTALGSVHYFSPEQARGGAVDHRSDVYSLGILMYELLTGEVPFDGESSVAVAVKQLQEEPVKPRELESSIPQGLEDIILRCMQKNPNKRYPDSRALIDDLDMFMINPNGRYGEINSSNDTYSNYADPSAITEPQDTFNSESNSLDRVLSLENSISSRRKSRSRDTVITMLFVVIIVLLLSLAIWFIADSVKNNLSTRESAAEEIYVVEDFRNMSYDEVSQKLKAEGVNHIKVEEASEEVSSGNIISQNIAPGSEINRAGTFVKGSELILTVSKGSEFYVIPNLIGEDGAEVKNTIEKENILVMTRSQFNLSVPEGKVVEISPSPGTKVERGSRITITISKGINKGPVPDVKGRKLDSAIEYLNSIGFDTETRVPSSLKGYESSLYVVDMTPKAGTSNVTEKIVLIAGTYEEANPTTATTTEKPSETTTVETTETEKTETEASTEKPEDNTPEPTEPTEPSAEEPVDPGAPADAGN from the coding sequence ATGTCTATTAGTGTTGGAACAATTTTAAATAATCGCTATAAAATATTAGAACTCGCTGGTACTGGAGGTATGGCAAAAGTTTATAAGGCCACCGACTTAAATACTGGTGAGGTAGTAGCTATTAAAACTTTAAAATCTGAATATAATGATGATTTAGAATTTGTTAGACGTTTTGATCTTGAAGCAAGAGCTGCAGCAAGTTTGTCTCATCCTAATATCGTAAATGTGTATGGTGTAGGTGAAGATAACGGTGTTAAGTACATTGTTCAAGAGTATGTTAATGGTAAAAGTCTAAAAGAGAAGTTAGAAGAAACCGGAAAAATGGACTGGCGCTTGGCAGTTCCAATTGTTATACAAATTGCATTGGCTCTTGAACATGCTCATTCACAATCTATAGTTCATAGAGATATTAAACCTGCAAATATTTTGATCACTCCAGACGGTGTCTGTATGGTCACTGATTTTGGTATAGCTAGAGCAACTAATTCAAATACTGTTTCAATGACTGGTGGCACTGCACTAGGCTCAGTACATTACTTTTCTCCTGAACAAGCTCGTGGTGGTGCTGTTGACCATCGCTCAGATGTTTATTCTTTAGGAATTTTAATGTATGAGTTATTAACTGGTGAAGTACCATTCGACGGAGAATCTTCAGTAGCAGTAGCGGTAAAACAATTACAAGAAGAACCGGTAAAACCAAGAGAATTAGAATCATCTATTCCACAAGGATTAGAGGATATTATACTTCGTTGCATGCAAAAAAATCCAAATAAACGCTATCCTGATTCCAGAGCTTTAATCGATGATCTGGATATGTTTATGATTAATCCAAATGGTAGATATGGTGAGATTAATAGCTCAAATGATACTTACAGTAATTATGCTGATCCAAGTGCTATAACAGAACCTCAAGATACATTTAACTCTGAATCCAATTCTTTAGATAGAGTCTTAAGCTTAGAAAACTCAATCAGTTCTAGACGTAAGTCTAGATCAAGAGATACTGTTATTACTATGCTTTTCGTAGTTATAATAGTTTTATTATTAAGTCTAGCAATCTGGTTTATCGCCGACTCTGTAAAAAACAATCTTAGCACACGTGAATCTGCTGCAGAAGAAATCTATGTTGTAGAAGACTTCCGTAACATGTCATATGATGAAGTTTCTCAAAAACTTAAAGCAGAAGGAGTAAATCATATTAAAGTTGAAGAGGCCAGTGAAGAAGTATCTAGTGGTAATATTATTTCTCAAAACATAGCTCCAGGTTCAGAAATAAATAGAGCTGGTACCTTCGTAAAAGGTAGTGAACTTATTCTAACAGTTTCTAAAGGAAGTGAATTCTATGTAATTCCTAATTTAATAGGAGAGGATGGAGCTGAAGTCAAAAACACTATTGAAAAAGAAAATATTCTAGTAATGACAAGAAGTCAATTTAACCTTTCTGTTCCTGAAGGTAAGGTTGTAGAAATATCTCCATCTCCTGGAACAAAGGTTGAACGTGGTTCAAGAATAACTATTACAATTAGTAAAGGTATTAATAAGGGTCCAGTTCCTGATGTTAAAGGTAGGAAATTAGATTCTGCTATTGAGTATCTAAATTCTATTGGTTTTGATACAGAAACAAGAGTGCCTTCTAGTTTGAAGGGTTATGAAAGTAGTTTATACGTTGTTGATATGACACCAAAAGCTGGTACATCTAATGTAACTGAAAAGATAGTCCTTATAGCAGGAACCTATGAAGAAGCCAATCCTACAACAGCAACCACTACAGAAAAACCGAGCGAGACCACAACGGTTGAGACCACCGAAACAGAAAAAACTGAGACGGAAGCAAGCACTGAAAAACCTGAAGATAATACTCCAGAACCAACAGAGCCTACTGAACCATCAGCAGAAGAACCTGTAGATCCTGGTGCTCCTGCTGATGCCGGTAACTAA
- a CDS encoding Stp1/IreP family PP2C-type Ser/Thr phosphatase: MYTASVFGAATNVGLVRKNNEDSYSFLRSKDKRFVLLIIADGMGGHSYGEVASQIAVQYSTYVIDNSFREDMTDQEILEMLGNAVEASNIQVELETKLKPEMSGMGTTLTIGLIINYKFYIAHVGDSRIYLLRNDKFYQLTKDDTYVQSLVDSGELDADLADSHPQHNLLTKAIGSPEQICPELIQYTLNSSDKILFCTDGLYDALSNYEIKNILSKETDPDICANKLISKTLENGAPDNVTVIVGFI; this comes from the coding sequence ATGTATACAGCTTCTGTCTTTGGTGCTGCGACTAATGTAGGTCTAGTTCGCAAAAACAATGAAGACAGTTATTCTTTTTTAAGATCAAAAGATAAAAGATTTGTTCTACTTATAATTGCTGACGGTATGGGCGGTCATAGTTATGGTGAAGTCGCAAGTCAAATTGCTGTGCAATATTCTACCTACGTTATAGATAACTCTTTTAGAGAAGATATGACAGATCAGGAAATATTAGAAATGTTGGGAAATGCTGTAGAGGCATCCAATATTCAAGTGGAATTAGAAACTAAATTAAAACCTGAGATGTCTGGAATGGGAACAACTCTAACGATTGGATTAATCATTAACTATAAATTTTACATTGCTCATGTAGGTGATAGTAGAATTTATCTGCTAAGAAATGATAAGTTCTATCAACTAACCAAAGATGATACTTATGTCCAGTCTTTAGTAGATTCAGGAGAGTTAGATGCAGATTTGGCAGATAGCCATCCACAACATAACCTACTTACAAAAGCTATTGGTAGCCCAGAGCAAATTTGTCCAGAATTAATACAATATACTTTGAATAGTTCAGACAAAATTTTGTTTTGTACCGATGGCCTCTATGATGCATTAAGTAACTATGAAATTAAAAATATATTAAGCAAGGAAACAGATCCTGATATTTGTGCTAATAAATTAATTAGTAAGACTTTAGAAAATGGTGCTCCAGATAACGTTACAGTTATTGTGGGATTTATTTAG
- the rsmB gene encoding 16S rRNA (cytosine(967)-C(5))-methyltransferase RsmB, whose translation MSKITDQQDNISEINNIDSKYQKALQKFNKFPESKNARELAFTVLYQVYTLNAFSDIAINRTYNNSKLNEQEKSTATAFILGTINETFSLDNIIKKLSKTKINKLDPRVLVILRLGLWQIYFSNQAEHAIVSETVKLCKRFGVSSATSLVNAVLRNSLRKIHKENLNNIEANKYDKAGFTKELYEHFLYELGDENEVNKLAKFLKGSPELNVRIRFNSEDTKSNQVKQVTKLLNEEEISIIPAYFQEDSLHLNLNGKSLHQSEAWKSGEIKAQGESAMLPAIALNPQAHENIADICAAPGGKTIQISDLSKGKAYILASDIQEHRIDLLNSELKRLGIQNVKTRIADASNIEQWRNYENYFDKVLLDVPCSGLGLLQSKPELRLSWSQEGIKELIEIQQKILNVASYILKPGGLMLYSTCTLNTAENSNQVNNFIKDNPNHSLVSMRDNLAEILDNLINLDSSLEQQVDKGEITLWPQKVMSEGFYLALIKKL comes from the coding sequence ATGTCGAAAATTACTGATCAACAAGATAATATTTCTGAAATAAATAATATTGATAGTAAATATCAGAAAGCATTACAAAAATTCAACAAATTTCCTGAATCAAAAAATGCTAGAGAATTGGCTTTTACAGTACTTTATCAAGTTTATACTTTAAACGCATTTTCTGATATCGCTATTAATAGAACTTACAATAATTCCAAATTAAACGAACAAGAAAAATCTACTGCAACTGCTTTTATCTTGGGAACAATAAATGAAACTTTTAGCTTAGACAATATAATTAAAAAGTTATCTAAGACCAAAATCAACAAACTAGATCCAAGAGTATTAGTTATATTACGCTTAGGTCTATGGCAAATTTACTTTTCCAATCAAGCAGAACATGCTATTGTTTCTGAAACAGTCAAACTTTGCAAAAGATTTGGAGTAAGCTCAGCTACATCATTAGTCAATGCAGTTTTAAGAAATTCACTTAGAAAAATACACAAAGAAAATTTAAATAATATTGAAGCAAATAAATATGATAAAGCTGGATTTACAAAAGAATTATATGAACATTTTCTTTATGAACTCGGTGATGAAAATGAAGTTAATAAATTAGCTAAGTTCTTGAAAGGCAGCCCAGAATTAAACGTTAGGATAAGATTTAATTCAGAAGACACTAAAAGTAATCAAGTTAAACAAGTAACAAAATTACTAAATGAAGAAGAAATTTCAATTATACCTGCTTATTTTCAAGAAGATTCTCTGCATCTAAACTTAAACGGAAAATCACTGCATCAATCTGAAGCCTGGAAATCTGGAGAAATTAAGGCTCAAGGTGAGAGTGCCATGTTACCAGCGATAGCATTAAATCCTCAAGCACATGAAAATATTGCTGATATCTGCGCTGCACCTGGGGGCAAAACTATTCAAATTTCTGATCTTAGTAAAGGGAAAGCTTATATTCTTGCTTCTGATATCCAAGAACACAGAATTGATTTATTGAATTCTGAGCTTAAGCGACTTGGAATACAAAATGTCAAAACAAGAATAGCTGATGCCTCAAATATTGAACAATGGCGTAATTATGAAAACTATTTTGATAAAGTTCTACTAGATGTTCCATGCTCTGGTCTAGGTCTATTACAAAGCAAACCTGAATTAAGATTAAGTTGGAGCCAAGAAGGAATTAAAGAATTAATAGAAATCCAGCAAAAAATTCTTAATGTTGCAAGTTACATACTTAAACCAGGTGGATTAATGCTTTATTCTACTTGTACTTTGAATACAGCAGAAAATTCTAATCAAGTAAATAATTTCATAAAAGATAATCCTAATCATAGTCTGGTATCAATGCGAGACAATCTCGCAGAAATTTTAGACAACTTGATTAATTTAGATTCCAGCCTAGAGCAACAAGTAGATAAAGGTGAGATTACACTTTGGCCTCAAAAAGTTATGTCTGAAGGCTTCTATTTAGCGCTAATTAAAAAGCTTTAA
- the fmt gene encoding methionyl-tRNA formyltransferase: protein MNIVFFGTPDFAAEVLQGLIRTGHKPVLCVSQPDKPQGRKQIIKPTPVHEVANEYGIDLIQPRKIKTDEFYEKIKSYEPDFIVTAAYGRILPNRILSLAKYEAVNVHGSLLPKYRGASPVQASLLAGDKLTGISVLRMTAELDAGPVFSTAEFEIPDLMRSDELMLELAKIGADLLPGTLDGIYNVDIKPIPQDDSQATFCGLIDKEMGQIDWNQPAHQIEAQVRGLYPWPGAYTYEKGNRIKIHLAKAYSIDDCSDLPNNYDELNNGTVVSLANKSIWVKTASGVLQILEVQKANSKAMQTSSNYHNYNVAEDIFTNEP, encoded by the coding sequence GTGAATATAGTATTTTTTGGAACTCCAGATTTTGCAGCTGAAGTTTTACAAGGTTTGATCAGAACAGGGCATAAACCAGTCCTATGTGTTAGCCAACCTGATAAACCACAAGGCAGAAAGCAAATTATTAAACCAACTCCCGTGCACGAAGTGGCGAATGAGTACGGCATTGATTTAATTCAACCTAGAAAAATCAAGACGGATGAGTTTTATGAAAAAATTAAATCCTATGAACCTGACTTCATTGTTACAGCCGCTTATGGAAGAATTTTACCAAATAGAATTTTAAGTTTAGCTAAGTATGAAGCCGTAAATGTTCATGGATCTTTATTACCTAAATATCGTGGCGCAAGTCCTGTTCAAGCTTCTTTATTAGCAGGAGATAAACTTACAGGTATAAGTGTCTTACGAATGACGGCTGAGTTGGATGCTGGCCCAGTATTTAGCACAGCTGAATTTGAAATTCCAGACTTAATGCGTTCTGATGAGTTAATGCTAGAATTGGCTAAAATTGGAGCAGATTTACTTCCTGGAACTTTAGATGGTATTTATAATGTCGATATAAAACCTATACCACAAGATGATAGTCAAGCAACATTCTGTGGATTAATTGATAAAGAGATGGGACAAATAGATTGGAATCAGCCAGCCCACCAAATCGAAGCACAAGTTAGAGGTCTATATCCATGGCCAGGTGCATATACCTATGAAAAAGGAAATCGCATTAAAATTCATTTAGCTAAAGCATATTCAATCGATGATTGCTCTGACTTACCTAATAATTATGATGAACTAAACAATGGTACTGTTGTTTCCTTAGCAAATAAAAGCATTTGGGTTAAAACTGCTTCTGGTGTATTACAGATACTAGAAGTGCAAAAGGCTAACTCTAAAGCTATGCAGACAAGTTCAAATTATCATAACTATAATGTTGCAGAAGATATCTTTACAAATGAACCTTAA
- the def gene encoding peptide deformylase yields the protein MAIRKIVTEEDPVLRKRSREIKEIDDRIKELAQDMIDTLNETSNGIGLAAPQIGVLKRIFIIDMREDEDSEPIIFINPEIISKVGTFEHTEGCLSIPDIWGEIRRPAKVTVKATDLNGEEFTLNAKGLMAACVEHETDHLNGMLYVDRKKQQELGVDVD from the coding sequence ATGGCAATTAGAAAAATTGTTACAGAAGAGGATCCAGTATTAAGAAAAAGATCTAGAGAAATTAAAGAAATTGATGACAGAATTAAAGAACTAGCCCAAGATATGATTGATACTTTGAACGAAACTAGCAATGGTATTGGATTAGCTGCACCACAAATTGGTGTTTTAAAAAGAATTTTCATTATTGATATGCGTGAAGATGAAGATTCTGAACCTATTATATTTATTAATCCAGAGATTATTTCAAAAGTCGGTACATTTGAACACACTGAAGGTTGTTTGAGTATTCCTGATATATGGGGAGAAATTAGAAGACCAGCCAAAGTTACTGTGAAAGCAACTGACTTAAATGGAGAAGAATTTACTTTAAATGCAAAAGGACTTATGGCTGCTTGTGTTGAGCATGAAACTGACCACTTGAATGGTATGTTATATGTAGATAGAAAGAAACAACAAGAACTAGGTGTAGATGTAGATTAG